A DNA window from Janibacter sp. A1S7 contains the following coding sequences:
- a CDS encoding globin codes for MDAQPSDTFYEQVGGHETFVRLVRAFYEGVAHDPTLRALYPEADLGPAEVRLRMFLEQYFGGPTTYSQQRGHPRLRMRHVGYAVTPDQRDRWMRHMLAAMDTLELPEPHDAAMRDYFRRAADMLINADDEGTPL; via the coding sequence CGAGCAGGTCGGGGGGCACGAGACCTTCGTGCGCCTGGTGCGCGCCTTCTACGAGGGGGTCGCCCACGACCCGACGCTGCGCGCGCTCTACCCCGAAGCCGACCTCGGGCCCGCCGAGGTGCGACTGCGGATGTTCCTCGAGCAGTACTTCGGCGGTCCGACGACCTACAGCCAGCAGCGTGGCCACCCACGCCTGCGGATGCGTCACGTCGGCTACGCGGTGACGCCGGACCAGCGCGACCGGTGGATGCGGCACATGCTGGCCGCGATGGACACCCTCGAGCTTCCCGAGCCCCACGACGCGGCCATGCGCGACTACTTCCGCCGGGCCGCAGACATGCTCATCAACGCCGACGACGAAGGAACCCCACTGTGA
- a CDS encoding glycoside hydrolase family 13 protein, whose product MTAAVPAPLPTRALHPASTAHAPWWRDAVIYQIYPRSWADSGGDGVGDLAGITARLPYLRDLGVDAVWLSPFYRSPQLDGGYDVSDHRDVDPLLGTLADADALVARAHELGLRVVIDLVPNHTSWEHEWFREALAAAPGSPERDRYMFRDGLGEDGELPPTDWLSNFGGKAWTRVTEPDGTPGQWYLHLFDPSQPDLNWQNPQVRADFEGILRFWLDRGVDGFRVDVAHGLVKKEGLPSYDKHPGGLLEVTHEAPYWDQDGVHEIYREWRELLDSYGVPERIMCAEAWVAPADRLARYVRPDEYHQAFNFDFLEAPWLAEPLRTVIAQSLAENDAVGAPATWVLSNHDVLRHASRFGLPQGLPRPNGIGATDPQPDAELGLRRARAATTLMLALPGSAYVYQGEELGLPEHTSLPDAVRQDPTFMRTGGLERGRDGCRVPMPWTKGARALGFNDTGAAWLPQPESYADLAVDVQTGVRGSTLELYRTLLSLRRERAMGRGALAEVEGLGADVLGYVVTAPDGERTLIIANLSTTPVELPDDATVLVASGALDGRQVPTDTAVWATLG is encoded by the coding sequence GTGACCGCCGCGGTCCCCGCCCCCCTTCCCACCCGCGCCCTGCACCCCGCGTCCACAGCGCACGCGCCCTGGTGGCGTGACGCCGTGATCTACCAGATCTACCCGCGCTCGTGGGCCGACAGCGGGGGTGACGGCGTCGGTGACCTGGCCGGCATCACCGCACGTCTGCCGTACCTGCGCGACCTCGGTGTCGACGCGGTGTGGCTCTCCCCCTTCTACCGCTCCCCCCAGCTCGACGGCGGCTACGACGTCTCCGACCACCGGGACGTCGACCCGCTCCTGGGGACCCTCGCCGACGCGGACGCGCTCGTCGCCCGCGCCCACGAGCTCGGCCTGCGGGTCGTCATCGACCTCGTGCCCAACCACACCTCATGGGAGCACGAGTGGTTCAGGGAGGCGCTGGCCGCCGCGCCCGGCAGTCCGGAGCGGGACCGCTACATGTTCCGCGACGGGCTCGGCGAGGACGGCGAGCTGCCACCGACCGACTGGCTGTCCAACTTCGGCGGGAAGGCGTGGACCCGGGTCACCGAGCCGGACGGCACGCCCGGCCAGTGGTACCTGCACCTGTTCGACCCGAGTCAGCCGGACCTGAACTGGCAGAACCCACAGGTGCGCGCCGACTTCGAGGGGATCCTGCGCTTCTGGCTCGACCGTGGCGTGGACGGCTTCCGGGTCGACGTCGCCCACGGCCTGGTCAAGAAGGAGGGACTGCCCAGCTACGACAAGCACCCCGGCGGCCTGCTCGAGGTCACGCACGAGGCGCCGTACTGGGACCAGGACGGCGTCCACGAGATCTACCGGGAGTGGCGCGAGCTGCTCGACTCCTACGGCGTGCCCGAGCGGATCATGTGCGCCGAGGCCTGGGTGGCGCCCGCGGACCGGTTGGCCCGCTACGTCCGGCCGGACGAGTACCACCAGGCCTTCAACTTCGACTTCCTCGAGGCCCCGTGGCTGGCCGAGCCGCTGCGTACCGTCATCGCCCAGTCCCTCGCCGAGAACGACGCCGTCGGTGCCCCTGCGACGTGGGTGCTCAGCAACCACGACGTGCTGCGCCACGCCAGCCGCTTCGGACTTCCCCAGGGGCTGCCCCGACCGAACGGGATCGGCGCCACCGACCCCCAGCCGGACGCCGAGCTCGGCCTGCGCCGCGCCCGAGCGGCGACCACCCTCATGCTCGCCCTGCCCGGGAGCGCCTACGTCTACCAGGGCGAGGAGCTCGGCCTGCCCGAGCACACGAGCCTGCCGGATGCCGTGCGTCAGGACCCGACGTTCATGCGGACCGGTGGTCTGGAGCGCGGCCGGGACGGGTGCCGGGTACCGATGCCGTGGACGAAGGGAGCCCGCGCCCTCGGGTTCAACGACACCGGTGCCGCGTGGTTGCCACAGCCGGAGAGCTACGCGGACCTGGCGGTCGACGTGCAGACCGGCGTGAGGGGATCGACGCTGGAGCTGTACCGGACCCTGCTGTCGCTGCGCCGGGAGCGGGCCATGGGCCGGGGCGCGCTCGCCGAGGTCGAGGGCCTGGGCGCGGACGTGCTCGGCTACGTCGTCACTGCTCCCGACGGCGAGCGAACGCTCATCATCGCCAACCTCTCGACCACCCCCGTCGAGCTGCCGGATGACGCCACCGTGCTCGTGGCCTCGGGCGCTCTCGACGGGCGGCAGGTGCCCACCGACACGGCGGTCTGGGCCACACTCGGCTGA
- a CDS encoding dienelactone hydrolase family protein — protein MASILLLHSALGLRPAVHDFAERLRRHGHRVTTPDFYEGHVFDDEAEGIAHRDAHPEYFEHVRAVADGLPDDTVLAGFSLGSFFAQRLAAKRPRARAAVLMHSVTAPRPPWSGVPVQVHRYATDPWISPADVDALGEAVRASGAPFEDYVTRGRGHLFTDPQGPDFDEAARDATIERILGFLDRGDAA, from the coding sequence ATGGCATCGATCCTGCTGCTCCACTCGGCCCTCGGCCTGCGCCCGGCCGTCCACGACTTCGCTGAGCGGTTGCGCCGCCACGGACACCGGGTGACGACCCCCGACTTCTACGAGGGGCACGTCTTCGACGACGAGGCCGAGGGGATCGCCCACCGGGACGCGCACCCGGAGTACTTCGAGCACGTACGCGCCGTCGCCGATGGGCTGCCCGACGACACGGTTCTCGCCGGATTCTCGCTCGGGTCCTTCTTCGCGCAGCGCCTGGCTGCCAAGCGGCCGCGCGCACGCGCGGCGGTCCTCATGCACTCGGTCACCGCGCCGCGGCCCCCGTGGTCGGGCGTACCGGTCCAGGTGCACCGGTACGCCACCGACCCGTGGATCTCCCCGGCCGATGTCGATGCCCTCGGCGAGGCGGTGCGGGCCAGCGGTGCTCCCTTCGAGGACTACGTCACCCGCGGACGGGGACACCTGTTCACCGATCCGCAGGGACCCGACTTCGACGAGGCGGCCAGGGACGCGACGATCGAGCGCATTCTCGGTTTCCTCGACAGGGGCGACGCAGCATGA
- a CDS encoding glycerophosphodiester phosphodiesterase translates to MSPVPPAEYFPYFADATPIGLAHRGGSTYEPNIGRENTVAAFREAVGMGYRYLETDVHATADGRLVAFHDEVLDRVTDGHGAIAELPWSEVSTARINGADAVPLMDELFEAFPQARFNIDIKAPAAVAPLAEAIRRHDALDRVCIGSFSDSRLRAARKALGPRLATSAGPTDVATMRLLPSALSRLLRSPAQALQIPVTHRIGPVTPTIVTRRLVAAAHRLGKHVHVWTIDDADEMHRLLDLGVDGIVSDRIDTLRDVLAERGHPLR, encoded by the coding sequence ATGAGCCCCGTGCCGCCGGCCGAGTACTTTCCCTACTTCGCCGATGCGACGCCCATCGGGTTGGCCCACCGTGGCGGGTCGACCTACGAGCCCAACATCGGCAGGGAGAACACCGTCGCTGCCTTCCGCGAGGCCGTCGGGATGGGCTACCGCTATCTGGAGACCGATGTGCACGCGACGGCCGATGGTCGCCTCGTCGCCTTCCACGACGAGGTCCTCGACCGGGTCACCGACGGCCACGGTGCCATCGCGGAGCTGCCGTGGAGCGAGGTGTCCACCGCCCGCATCAACGGCGCCGACGCGGTGCCGCTGATGGACGAGTTGTTCGAGGCCTTCCCGCAGGCACGTTTCAACATCGACATCAAGGCGCCGGCAGCCGTGGCACCGCTGGCCGAGGCGATCCGCCGCCACGACGCACTCGACCGGGTGTGCATCGGCTCCTTCAGCGACTCCCGACTGCGGGCGGCACGCAAGGCACTCGGTCCCCGGCTGGCGACGTCCGCTGGCCCGACCGACGTCGCCACGATGCGGCTGCTGCCCTCGGCGCTCTCCCGGCTGCTGCGCTCTCCCGCCCAGGCCCTGCAGATCCCCGTGACCCACCGGATCGGACCGGTGACCCCCACCATCGTCACCCGTCGCCTGGTCGCGGCCGCCCACCGCCTCGGCAAGCACGTGCACGTGTGGACCATCGACGATGCCGACGAGATGCACCGCCTCCTCGACCTCGGGGTCGACGGGATCGTCTCCGACCGGATCGACACCCTCCGGGACGTGCTCGCGGAGCGGGGCCACCCCCTTCGCTGA
- a CDS encoding inositol monophosphatase family protein, protein MDTLTADIPADVDDVTLALELTRRAARLATRMRAEGLEGARKTSITDVVTAADHAAEELVESALLRLRPQDGIVGEEGAEAESRSGRTWVIDPVDGTYNFLAGLATWCSALALTQEGEVVLGAVHQDAVDESWVGGRDLPARLNGTGLVPLADLPLAEVCLATYLHPTLLPDDDLRGPWLAAVSQAATVRMFGSASCDLAAVAAGRVGVWAQQAVADWDWLPGAALVRAAGGHAEQVEVRGRAWSVAGRPTAVDEVVAALRSA, encoded by the coding sequence GTGGACACCCTGACCGCGGACATCCCCGCCGACGTCGACGACGTCACCCTGGCCCTCGAGCTGACCCGACGAGCAGCCCGGCTGGCGACGAGGATGCGAGCCGAGGGGCTCGAGGGTGCCCGGAAGACCTCGATCACCGACGTCGTCACAGCCGCCGACCACGCGGCCGAGGAGCTCGTCGAGTCCGCTCTGCTGCGCTTGCGACCACAGGACGGCATCGTCGGTGAGGAGGGTGCCGAGGCCGAGTCACGCTCCGGCCGCACCTGGGTCATCGACCCTGTCGACGGCACCTACAACTTCCTCGCCGGGCTGGCCACGTGGTGCAGTGCTCTCGCCCTCACGCAGGAGGGCGAGGTGGTCCTGGGTGCGGTCCACCAGGACGCGGTCGATGAGTCGTGGGTCGGCGGTCGTGACCTGCCGGCGCGCCTCAACGGCACCGGGCTGGTGCCCCTGGCCGACCTGCCGCTGGCCGAGGTCTGCCTGGCGACCTATCTGCACCCGACGCTGCTCCCGGACGATGACCTGCGCGGCCCGTGGCTGGCCGCGGTCTCGCAGGCGGCGACGGTGCGGATGTTCGGCTCCGCGTCGTGCGACCTCGCCGCCGTCGCCGCCGGTCGCGTCGGCGTGTGGGCCCAGCAGGCCGTCGCCGACTGGGACTGGCTGCCCGGCGCGGCACTGGTGCGCGCGGCCGGTGGCCACGCCGAGCAGGTCGAGGTGCGCGGGCGGGCCTGGAGTGTCGCCGGTCGTCCCACGGCAGTGGACGAGGTCGTCGCCGCCCTGCGCTCGGCCTGA
- a CDS encoding acyl-CoA thioesterase, producing MNEHQSASPRFTADVGLRWGDMDSLGHVNNVQYHRLLEEARIRAFSHWFDASGSERMRRSGVLLARQEIEFLSQLVYRPEPVGIEMWVTHIGGASWEMAYEIGDPGPDGETVYARAESTVVAFDMAAQRPRRLSEDERAALADYLGGPAQMRRRR from the coding sequence ATGAACGAGCACCAGTCGGCGTCCCCACGGTTCACGGCCGATGTCGGCCTGCGGTGGGGGGACATGGACTCCCTCGGGCACGTCAACAACGTCCAGTACCACCGGCTGCTCGAGGAGGCCCGCATCCGGGCCTTCAGCCACTGGTTCGATGCCAGCGGCAGCGAGCGGATGCGCAGGTCCGGCGTGCTGCTCGCCCGTCAGGAGATCGAGTTCCTCAGCCAGCTGGTCTACCGCCCCGAGCCGGTGGGCATCGAGATGTGGGTCACCCACATCGGCGGAGCCAGTTGGGAGATGGCCTACGAGATCGGTGACCCGGGCCCCGACGGAGAGACGGTCTACGCCCGGGCCGAGAGCACCGTGGTCGCCTTCGACATGGCAGCCCAACGACCGAGGAGGCTCAGCGAGGACGAGCGGGCGGCGCTGGCCGACTACCTCGGTGGGCCGGCGCAGATGCGCAGGCGTCGGTGA
- a CDS encoding RecQ family ATP-dependent DNA helicase: MTTSPAATPLLDDATAVLRRLVGRDDVTFRDGQFEAIDALVGSGSRVLVVQRTGWGKSAVYFVASRLQRAKGAGPALIVSPLLALMRDQIAAAERAGVRAVSMNSANAQEWDEVRGQLARDEVDVLLVSPERLNNPRFRAEQLPDLTRRCGLLVVDEAHCVSDWGHDFRPDYRRIKDLLGELPTGTPVLATTATANERVVLDVAEQLAAGADNEVLTVRGRLARDSLRLAVLPRCGMDHHLAWLATHLGRLEGSGIVYTLTVSAAEDVAAALTAAGHTVAAYTGRSDAEDRARMEEALRHNEVKALVATSALGMGFDKPDLGFVVHLGAPSSPVAYYQQVGRAGRATERADVVLLPGHDDVSIWKHFASSSMPREDQAAAVLTALAEAAKPLSTAALETIVDIRRTRLELLLKVLDVDGAVQRVSGGWTSTGVPWIYDAQRYERVAAARETEQQHMLDYIATDGCRMAFLQRTLDDPSATDCGRCDRCAGPWIDADVPDEALGSARSTLDRAGVDLDPRAQWPTGMDRLGVPVRGRIPSDEGMSPGRALARVTDLGWGPRVRELLTSDQPVPETTVRAVVRVLAEWGWGTRPAGIVTIPSRSRPSLVTSLAEQLGQIGRLPVLGSLDLVDGGPVGGPGGNSAYRLAGVWERLEVGPELAASLPGLTGPVLLVDDVAHSRWTLTVAARALRRAGAAEVLPFVLGIDG, from the coding sequence ATGACCACTTCCCCCGCAGCCACCCCGCTCCTCGACGACGCGACCGCCGTCCTGCGACGGCTCGTCGGTCGGGACGACGTCACCTTCCGGGACGGCCAGTTCGAGGCGATCGACGCGCTCGTCGGCAGCGGGTCGCGGGTGCTCGTCGTGCAGCGCACCGGGTGGGGCAAGTCGGCGGTCTACTTCGTCGCCTCCCGGCTGCAGCGGGCGAAGGGGGCCGGGCCCGCCCTCATCGTCTCCCCACTCCTCGCGCTGATGCGGGACCAGATCGCGGCGGCCGAGCGGGCCGGCGTACGTGCCGTGTCGATGAACTCCGCGAACGCGCAGGAGTGGGACGAGGTCCGTGGCCAGCTCGCCCGGGACGAGGTCGACGTCCTGCTGGTCAGCCCCGAGCGGCTGAACAACCCGCGTTTCCGCGCCGAGCAGCTGCCGGACCTCACCCGCCGGTGCGGCCTGCTCGTCGTCGACGAGGCGCACTGCGTCAGCGACTGGGGTCACGACTTCCGCCCCGACTACCGCCGGATCAAGGACCTGCTCGGCGAGCTGCCGACGGGCACCCCCGTGCTCGCCACGACGGCGACCGCCAACGAGCGCGTCGTGCTCGACGTGGCCGAGCAGCTGGCCGCCGGAGCCGACAACGAGGTGCTGACGGTCCGCGGGCGGCTCGCCCGCGACAGTCTGCGGCTGGCGGTCCTGCCCCGCTGCGGGATGGACCACCACCTCGCGTGGCTCGCCACCCACCTGGGCCGGCTGGAGGGCAGCGGCATCGTCTACACCCTGACCGTCAGTGCTGCCGAGGACGTCGCAGCGGCGCTCACCGCCGCCGGCCACACCGTCGCCGCCTACACCGGTCGCTCCGACGCGGAGGATCGGGCGCGGATGGAGGAGGCGCTGCGTCACAACGAGGTCAAGGCCCTGGTCGCCACCAGCGCGCTGGGCATGGGTTTCGACAAGCCGGACCTCGGCTTCGTCGTCCACCTCGGCGCACCCTCGTCACCGGTTGCCTACTACCAGCAGGTGGGCCGTGCCGGTCGCGCCACCGAGCGCGCCGACGTCGTGCTCCTGCCCGGGCACGACGACGTCTCCATCTGGAAGCACTTCGCCTCCTCGTCGATGCCGCGCGAGGACCAGGCTGCTGCGGTGCTCACCGCCCTGGCCGAGGCCGCCAAGCCGCTCTCCACAGCCGCTCTCGAGACCATCGTCGACATCCGCCGGACCCGGCTGGAGCTGTTGCTGAAGGTCCTCGACGTCGACGGCGCCGTCCAGCGCGTCAGCGGTGGCTGGACCAGCACGGGAGTGCCGTGGATCTACGACGCACAGCGGTACGAGCGGGTCGCGGCCGCCCGGGAGACCGAGCAGCAGCACATGCTCGACTACATCGCCACCGACGGCTGCCGGATGGCCTTTCTCCAGCGCACCCTCGACGATCCGAGCGCGACGGACTGCGGCCGGTGCGACCGCTGCGCGGGTCCGTGGATCGACGCCGACGTCCCGGACGAGGCCCTGGGCTCGGCCCGCTCGACCCTCGACCGCGCCGGTGTCGACCTCGACCCCCGGGCCCAGTGGCCCACGGGCATGGACCGGCTCGGCGTGCCGGTCAGGGGCAGGATCCCCTCGGACGAAGGCATGTCCCCCGGGCGGGCACTGGCCCGTGTCACCGATCTGGGCTGGGGCCCTCGGGTGCGTGAGCTGCTCACGAGCGACCAGCCCGTACCGGAGACGACCGTGCGTGCCGTCGTCCGGGTTCTCGCCGAGTGGGGGTGGGGCACTCGCCCCGCGGGCATCGTCACCATCCCCTCCCGCAGTCGTCCCTCACTGGTCACCTCACTCGCCGAGCAGCTCGGTCAGATCGGGCGCCTGCCCGTCCTCGGCTCCCTCGACCTCGTCGACGGTGGTCCGGTCGGGGGACCCGGCGGCAACTCCGCCTACCGGCTCGCGGGAGTGTGGGAGCGTCTGGAGGTCGGGCCGGAGCTGGCCGCCTCGCTTCCCGGTCTGACCGGACCGGTCCTGCTCGTCGACGACGTCGCTCACTCCCGATGGACGCTCACCGTCGCGGCCCGGGCCCTCCGACGCGCCGGCGCGGCCGAGGTCCTCCCCTTCGTGCTGGGCATCGACGGCTGA
- a CDS encoding acyl-CoA thioesterase, whose protein sequence is MTDDLTPAERQARSLADLLSVLELQRLGTATITVAGVDDTENVSSSEADVYVADSLVQPHHRVYGGQVLAQSLMAASLTVRDVHPQRLPHSLHAYFMRPGDDTQPIRFSVERMRDGRSFSARRVHAMQHGRPILSLSASFEDPAGGLDHHDGIPDVPPPEDLPSITDTLATIDHPRAHHLVGRPVDHRYIDGDITMQPAQTRQSGQDVWFRLLGEVGTDPYLQASVLAYMSDYTLLESVLRRHGRTWIDPSLRVASLDHSMWFHRIVDPSQWLLYSQESPSAQGGRGLGIGKVFTRDGLLTTTITQEGMIRVKDA, encoded by the coding sequence GTGACCGACGACCTCACCCCCGCCGAGCGCCAGGCGCGCTCGCTGGCAGACCTGCTGTCCGTCCTCGAGCTGCAACGGCTGGGCACCGCGACCATCACCGTCGCGGGCGTCGACGACACCGAGAACGTCAGCAGCAGCGAGGCCGACGTCTACGTGGCCGACAGCCTCGTGCAGCCGCACCACCGGGTCTACGGCGGCCAGGTGCTGGCCCAGTCCCTCATGGCCGCCAGCCTCACGGTGCGCGACGTGCACCCGCAACGGCTCCCCCACTCCCTGCACGCCTACTTCATGCGGCCGGGAGACGACACCCAGCCGATCCGCTTCTCGGTGGAGCGCATGCGTGACGGTCGCTCCTTCTCCGCCCGTCGGGTCCACGCGATGCAGCACGGACGACCGATCCTGTCGTTGAGCGCATCCTTCGAGGACCCCGCCGGCGGTCTCGACCACCACGACGGGATCCCTGACGTCCCGCCGCCCGAGGACCTGCCCTCGATCACGGACACGCTCGCAACCATCGACCACCCACGAGCCCACCACCTCGTCGGCCGCCCCGTCGACCACCGCTACATCGATGGCGACATCACGATGCAGCCCGCCCAGACCCGGCAGTCCGGGCAGGACGTGTGGTTCCGTCTCCTCGGCGAGGTCGGCACCGATCCGTACCTCCAGGCCTCGGTACTGGCCTACATGTCCGACTACACGCTGCTGGAGTCGGTCCTGCGACGCCATGGACGCACGTGGATCGACCCGAGCCTGCGCGTGGCGAGCCTCGACCACTCGATGTGGTTCCACCGGATCGTCGACCCCTCGCAGTGGCTCCTGTACTCGCAGGAGTCACCCTCCGCCCAAGGCGGTCGTGGACTGGGGATCGGGAAGGTCTTCACCAGGGACGGACTGCTCACGACGACGATCACCCAGGAAGGCATGATCCGGGTCAAGGACGCCTGA
- a CDS encoding helix-turn-helix transcriptional regulator yields the protein MTVSEESTRGSADPGSPGELLRSAVRRDIVDTLANLPEQRRGRGLSARELGDLVGLHVTTVRFHLTRLVEAGVLISRSERTAGAGRPTKRYLVAPGSLDRLPHEAFRLLATLLTETFGARDQDGRPLSPEEVGIAWAQQHVTRPDEPAPARTAGEWLSTIGHLVDTLQVWGYTPNVRTEDTGRTARIDLIDCPFIDLARAHPEVACGIHRGLIRGTLDALGEHDTEVSLEPFVGPTHCLAHVTTRADFAPRGGNS from the coding sequence GTGACCGTCTCCGAGGAGTCCACGCGAGGGAGTGCCGATCCCGGTAGCCCAGGTGAGTTGCTGCGGTCCGCCGTGCGGCGCGACATCGTCGACACCCTGGCCAACCTCCCGGAGCAGCGGCGCGGCCGGGGACTCAGTGCCCGCGAGCTGGGCGACCTCGTCGGTCTGCACGTGACGACGGTGCGCTTCCACCTGACCCGGCTCGTCGAGGCGGGAGTGCTCATCAGCCGATCAGAGCGCACTGCCGGCGCCGGTCGACCGACGAAGCGCTACCTCGTCGCCCCCGGCTCCCTGGACCGCCTGCCCCACGAGGCCTTCCGCCTGCTGGCCACCCTGCTGACCGAGACCTTCGGTGCCCGCGACCAGGACGGACGGCCCCTGAGCCCCGAGGAGGTCGGCATCGCCTGGGCGCAGCAGCACGTGACCCGTCCCGACGAGCCCGCACCGGCGCGCACGGCCGGCGAGTGGCTGAGCACCATCGGGCACCTCGTCGACACCCTGCAGGTGTGGGGATACACCCCCAACGTCCGGACCGAGGACACCGGCCGCACCGCCCGGATCGACCTCATCGACTGCCCCTTCATCGACCTCGCCAGGGCGCACCCCGAGGTCGCCTGCGGGATCCATCGCGGTCTGATCCGCGGCACGCTCGACGCGCTCGGCGAGCACGACACCGAGGTTTCCCTCGAACCCTTCGTCGGTCCGACCCACTGCTTGGCCCACGTCACCACCCGGGCGGACTTCGCCCCCAGAGGAGGCAACTCATGA